A single window of Psychrobacter raelei DNA harbors:
- a CDS encoding DUF2799 domain-containing protein, with protein sequence MTFLQTTLLTTVFGTAMVVLSGCATTQALSPQQCQAGNWQDIGYADGLAGRSGAYFGRHIENCSPVANSAPNRELWEQGRQQGLKQFCTELNAYKLGREGYAWQPVCPLENIEKLEEAYNQGRYYYLRQRDMEYLSAPYPWGYGRYGYASPYSWRSPFWRPGW encoded by the coding sequence ATGACTTTTTTGCAAACCACGTTACTGACCACCGTATTCGGTACGGCTATGGTTGTGCTGTCTGGTTGCGCGACTACCCAAGCACTATCGCCGCAGCAGTGTCAGGCAGGCAACTGGCAAGATATTGGCTATGCTGACGGGCTGGCTGGTCGCTCGGGCGCCTATTTCGGTAGGCATATTGAAAACTGTAGTCCGGTGGCCAATAGTGCACCAAACCGCGAGTTGTGGGAGCAAGGTCGTCAGCAAGGCTTAAAGCAGTTTTGTACCGAGCTTAATGCTTATAAGCTTGGCCGTGAGGGTTATGCTTGGCAGCCTGTTTGTCCGCTTGAGAACATAGAAAAACTAGAAGAGGCTTATAATCAGGGTCGCTACTATTATCTGCGTCAACGGGATATGGAGTACTTGAGTGCGCCTTATCCTTGGGGCTACGGGCGTTATGGCTACGCTTCACCTTATAGCTGGCGCAGTCCTTTTTGGCGTCCAGGCTGGTGA
- a CDS encoding transposase has product MKTLKLRIKDKHVNQLNKIAGSVNYAWNYVNDVSYKHLQKTGKFFSAYDLNEYTKGSGEYLGLHSQTLQAINETHAKSRKQFKKAKLNWRTNRPDAKRKSLGWIPFKKSAIKYLHTRQTGKKTLKSTIQLSLCKGQKVIIDVFDSYNLSLYQINTLEIVQDSRNRWYACITVKDFPRQVSGKGSVGIDLGLKESATTSNGDKLTTKQTQKWANKLAVAQRANNKKRVKAIHAKIKNTRLDLTHKFTTKLVQGNALIVVGDVKSRSFTNSMIKLAKSTYDAGWFELKRQLEYKCKHAGCQFEMVNESYTTQTCSCCLKISDSSLSGRAGLGIRGWRCAECGTWHDRDINAAKNILAVGLDRLVEGIPSL; this is encoded by the coding sequence ATGAAAACACTCAAGCTACGCATCAAAGACAAACACGTAAACCAGCTAAACAAAATAGCTGGTAGTGTTAACTATGCGTGGAACTATGTTAATGACGTAAGTTACAAACACCTACAAAAGACTGGTAAATTCTTTTCAGCCTACGACCTTAATGAATACACCAAAGGTAGTGGTGAGTATTTAGGCTTGCACTCGCAAACGTTGCAAGCCATTAACGAAACTCACGCCAAATCTCGTAAGCAATTTAAAAAAGCCAAACTAAATTGGCGAACCAATCGTCCCGATGCCAAGCGAAAAAGTTTAGGCTGGATTCCTTTTAAAAAATCTGCCATCAAGTATCTACATACCAGACAAACGGGGAAGAAAACACTTAAATCAACCATACAGCTATCGCTCTGTAAAGGTCAAAAGGTAATCATAGACGTATTTGATAGCTATAATCTAAGTCTATATCAAATCAACACGCTTGAGATAGTGCAAGACAGCCGTAATCGTTGGTATGCCTGTATTACCGTCAAAGATTTTCCTAGACAAGTAAGTGGCAAAGGCAGCGTTGGTATTGACTTAGGCTTAAAGGAATCTGCTACCACATCAAACGGTGATAAGCTGACAACTAAACAAACGCAAAAGTGGGCGAATAAATTAGCAGTAGCCCAGCGTGCTAATAATAAAAAACGTGTCAAAGCAATCCACGCCAAAATCAAAAACACAAGATTAGACTTAACTCATAAATTCACCACCAAGCTTGTGCAGGGCAATGCTTTGATAGTGGTTGGTGATGTTAAATCACGCTCATTTACCAATTCGATGATCAAACTGGCTAAATCGACATACGATGCAGGTTGGTTTGAACTCAAAAGACAACTGGAATACAAATGCAAGCATGCAGGTTGTCAGTTTGAGATGGTAAATGAGAGTTACACTACCCAGACCTGCTCGTGCTGCCTTAAAATAAGTGACAGTAGCTTAAGCGGTAGAGCAGGTCTTGGAATAAGAGGATGGAGGTGTGCTGAGTGTGGCACATGGCATGATAGAGATATCAATGCTGCTAAAAACATCCTTGCGGTCGGGCTTGACCGTCTTGTAGAAGGAATCCCCTCACTTTAG